The genomic interval TATATAAAGTTTAATGaacgtataataataataatacacgtcGATGGTGACCGTCCGTTGAGATTAGTGTGATCATCCCATGGAAACCTGACGGTTAGAGATAAGCGGCGCTACATAGGCGCTGCTTATCTCTAACGGCAGTAGCGGTCTGTCGCAGATCACTTTTGCAAGAAGTATCATTTTCTGTACCAACCAACATCTTATATTGTGAGTGTTCGCTCTCTGTAAGATGTTCCACAGCAGCTGAGATGTATTATAAAGAAtaaagcaccccccccccattcaTTATAAGAATATCAGGAGTCCCCTCTGTGCCGGGCCCGCAGCCTCCTGGTCACAGAACTCCAcggtgacttctaatattcttataatttacagAAGGGAATtgctcactattttcaagatctctgcttgcttttatACACATTCAGAGCTCTCTCGGGAATGAACAGGGGTCCTATCCGTGTCTTGATTAAATAGGAGACCACTCACCTCTTCCATGACCAGTTTCGGGGAGGCCACGCGGATGGCGATGCCCTGGTCTGCCAGCTTGTCCAGAACATCTTGGAAGTCCAGATTACGTCTAGATTTGGCTCTGGACAGCGCCCGACCCTGAAGAACAGAACCGAGATCTCAGTGACGTCTGAATCCACCCTCACAACGCCACgtgaaacggggggggggggggggtggaggggaCTCTACTCACCGCTCCGTGACAGGTGGTTCCGAACGTCTCCGTCATGCCTTGCTCGGTGCCGGTCAGCACGTAGCTGCAGGTTCCCATGGTGCCGCCGATCAGCACAGGCTGCCCGGTCATCTGCAGGGGGAGGAGCCGGAGTAATATCAGTCATCATTATATCAGAAGAGGGAGGACCGCTCAGACTTTTAAAGGGACACACACCTATATTTCTGGCTTTAGGAAGGTCTTAAAGGGACGGTTCAATTTGACATCATTATTGAGATCTGTCAGCAGACCCCGATCCAAAGCTACGATATCCACGGTGCTCTTGGTATTTATTTGCTCGGAGACCTTTTTGTTGCCCCACTGAAGTTTAACGTGCACCCGCTGAACGCAGCTCGGAAATCCCAGAGCGCTCCGTGCTGGGAGAACGCCATGGGCATTTATTCAGTGGGGTCTCAGCTGACAGACCACCGCCCCGGAGCGCTGTGAGGATTGGTTTTCTTTGGAGGAGTTGACCTTTTCATCGgtgccattttggggcacataagactttttgatggcACTTTGTTCAGTTTTTGGGGAGGTGCGATAAACCGACAATTCCAACATTGTGTTTTATATCGTTCCCCATGTGGGTTAAATACCGTGATCGTTTTATGGCTCGGGATGTTATGAACGCGGCGACATTAATTATGGCTGTTTGTTTTTTAGGGGATTTGACCATTTGATCCCTTGATCGCTCGTATAATGTACTGCAGTACTTCTGTGTAATACGCCTCTGCCAGGGCCTAACACGTGTActgagggcagacctgggggacattGTTAGGCCGCCGGCTGCTATGGCAATCCATGTGCACTCTGCGATCGCGTTgtggccgatggggtgacaggggGAGTCCCCGCCGTGGTCGCGATTGGCGCGATCTCCGATCCGGCCGCTGCAGCAGCGTCAGCTGTACTATAACACCTGACAACCGGCTGTCCATGGCgtcgtatatatacacacaacagaTTGTGCAAACCACTTGGCGgcagcgctatatatatatatatataaggtgcaTGTCGCCAAGATGTTAGAGTGGTCGTCCGATTGGCGATCAGCAGATCCGGAGTCCTTACAGATGACGGCGTGAGCAGTCTGCCATAGTGGAGGCGGATCTTTGTCGCGGCTCCAGCTACGGCGAATATAGAGGGGTGTCCCAAGCAGCGGACTCCCCTCTATCTCATCTGTAGTGTTCAGTTTTCATGCACTGGATTATGGGTAATGGATCGGTATCATGGGATGGCAGCCCGGTGTATGGAGAAGCCTCCGCAGCTCACCTGGTAATCCACGGCGATGAGCGGGTGATGTGGTGGGAACGCGCGGGTGGAGCCCTTCCTGTGAACCAGCAGCGTCTTCTCCTTCCCGTCCACCACGTGCTGCTCCACTTTGGCGATGTTGTGGGACACGTCGTAGATCACGTGCATGTCCAGGTCGTCGGGGGTCGTGTTGAAGACTTTGGCGAACGCCTGAGATCGAGACAGAGCTGAATGAGAGGCGGAGTCACAAGTATTAACCCCCTCAGCCCCGCCCTCTAGGGATCGTACCTGTCTTGTGAGGAACGTCATGGACGAGCGGTTCACCCAGGCGTAGTTCCCGGCGCCGGCCATGCCCTTCAGATAGTCCTGACCCTCAGAAGACGAGATCCTGGCGCACGCCAGCTGCCGATCATTCACAACGATTTTATCTCGCTTCATGGCTTTCTCCATGGCGACCAGAGCGTCTGGAAAGAACAAGGATTATATAACAGCGCGGCAGTCAACCCGGTGAGGAAACAGTCAGTCTCTCTGCAGCTAgaactggctgataacagggaacaatacacTGTATGCAACTGTACACAAGATAGCCTGCAGgtgtactgtccctttaagacaACCACCTAGTGTTCTTATACCCATATAACTGCGCAGAGTGCCCCCTAGAGAATATACGTCCATACATACCGGTCGCCACCTGGTGCCCGAGGCCTCGACTGCCGCTGTGTATCATGACGCACACCTGCCCCTTGTGGTCAATGCCCATTTTTTTGGCAGCGTATTCGTCGTAAATCTCGTCGACCACCTGGATCTCCGCGTAGTGGTTACCGGCTCCCAGGGTGCCGAGCTGCAGAAGGGTAACGGCAAATACATGACCTATTAAAACGATGACGGCAATACCTGGTCTTACATGACATCAcgacttatactccagtcacatccagagctgcatttacaatcgtCCATATGCTGCTACTTGCAATGTGTCTGCGTTTTATCACCAGTCTGTGCCATCTGAGCCCTCACAATGCACTGCACTCTAGTAACCAGCAGAATGgtcaatgcagctctggatgtgactggagcagaAAAGATAATGAGATGCCGTGAGGGTTATTGACCCTTAACAGAAATCTCCGCCCCTTAAAATTAGAACAGCCCAAGTGGACAATATCGAACCCACAGTCCGGAGCGGCTCGTACCTGGGGCAGTCCCCGTTTCTTGGCCTTTGAGGACACTTTGCTGGGGTCGGCCTGCAGCATCCGGCCGTACTCCTCGCAGTGTTCTTTGTCTTCAGCCCAGGCGTAGCCCTCCCGGAGGGACCAGTCCACACCCATCTCCAGGGCTTCTTCTAGGTCTCTAGATGAAGAGGACGGACACGTTAGCGCCCCCTATAAAGGCTTTACCGGGAAACCGCTCAAGAAATCACATGTATTCATTGGGTTAATTATAACAGGTCACATGACGCCGCTGGATCGCCATGCTCTTATGAAGAACAACGGTCAGTCGCCGATTTGCAGACACATCGCCAGCAGTCCTGCCGCCTAGAGGAAGATGGCGGCCGGTTCCCAGCATTAGAGCAGGGACAATTGATCAGGTGCGGGATTGAAACTTTCTACTTTGTGTTTATATTCGCCATTTTTAAGATccctgctttctgtcagtgaataggaaattatttttttttacattcaaagACTGAAAACCCCTTCTGACCtaatcctgctcacacagctgcagtCTGTTACAAAGCACCAGAGGTGGTAAGAGCCATCAGCCCGTAACAGGAGGGAGGTTTAGgattacattatattgtaatgaTGTGTGAGCAGGACCATGTTCAGTCTTTGAATGTAGACAAgaaggtttccattcactgatggAAAGCGGATACCTTAAAAGAGGGGGGaaggatttatcaaaactggtgcaaaggaaaagtggaagaATCCCACCTGTGTTAGCGGGAGAGGATCAGAACGGGTTTAAATCCCCTAAATGTAAAAGAAGacggtttccattcactgaccgaaaacagagatcttgaaatagtAAAAAATTGAAACATCAGCACTTATTCCTATGCTGGATTGGAGGCTGATCGCTATTACCTACACTACTGCATCGTAACAAGCGAGACTGGGTCAGGAGGGGTTTCCGTTTACTGacggacagcaagcagagatcttgaaaatggttaaGAAGTGAAACacaaaagtatattggaaagttgcaAAGCTCTTCATTCTACAGAGATAAAAGGGGGACCACAGCACATGTCATGTGCGTCTATATCGAGATCGGGGGTCCCCCGATCCACCTGGCGGGTTGGCAGCCGCATCCAGGTGGAGGATGAGCGGAGAGGTCCTCGCCAGGCGTGACgcagacatttacggcatatccgGTGTcggagttgggaatacccctttaatctttATCCCTATAACACTGGGAGCCCCCTTTATACACAACATACTTGGCGCTCATGGGGATGACCCCCTTCGATCCCACTCCGACAGGAATGTGGTCAAACATAGACTGGGCGAGCTGCTCCTTGACCGGCTGCACGTCTCCCTCGTCAAGATTGGTGCGCAGCAGTCGGACGCCACAGTTGATGTCAAAACCGACGCCCCCTGCAGGACAAAAAGAGAACAACATCACGGCATGGAAGAGACCATCATCATCATGGCGCAATTTCTCAAGACGAATCCTTCAATATAAACCAATCAACCCCTGAGCGATCTTCACTGACAAATCTGACCACCCAACTTTCCCACAACCCTGAGCAGAAAACCTATTTATGCAGCAATACGTTCCCCAACCGCTGTATCCCTACAAGTCAGGAGTATGGAGAAGCTGAGCGATCGCCCCTACGGAAGCAGTAATGGCGGCCATGTttgtcgtcacccagctttcccaacaaCTATAAAGCCCCGACAGGTGAACAGAGCTTATGACGTGTTTTAGGAGCCGTGGCTCTTTAAATTTCCGTATTTTGCGCCTGTACCTGGTGAGACCACCGCATCAGGATTATCCATGTCAAAAGCCGCCATGTTCCCAATCGCGAAACCGTAGCCGGAGTGGACGTCAGGGAGACCGATGGATCTCTACAggacaggaaaaaaaatcattgaAAAGTAAAGCAGCATTCTAATATACTTAtatatctctgcttgttgtcagtgactgGGTACACCTTTGAAATTCGGGTTACAGCAGGGTAATGCAGCCGCCTGGACATTATGTCCCGGGTCAGACACCCTGCAGCACGCCCCGTTCCTCTCTATATATCTCAAATATGGAGTCGGCCACGCGCACAGGAGGTGACGGAAGGGTCGCTGCTCTTACATGAACGATTCCCGGTAAAGCCGCCACGTTGCCGATCTGCTTCATTGCGGGTAGAAAACCTCCAGCTCCTAAAACagcaaagaaatatatatatacaccataagATTTCCTGCAGTGGAGGATGAAGAATGCAGTTCCTAGCgccaagatgtagcagagctgaatctgTCATGTACTTGACCACTAACTGAGGCAGGACAATGCGGTAGCAGGTTTACCCGCAGTTCTAGGagacaccacagatgacacattGTAGCCAGCAGCAGGCCCCGACTAGCCCACacttgacaaactcagctctgctactccTCACAATATAGCCAGATTACTAAAATTTATTATAGTTTTCATTAAAATCTCGTCCGGTTTAGTTTCTACGGCTCCTATGCAGatctgtgtgtctccatggttacagactacaataaaaccctgtgtagtctgatcctacagtcatgtGTTATCTACTGCCATTTGCCCCCTCGCCTGTAGCGAACAAGAAGATGGGACGGAGGCAGTAGAGTAACACACGACAGGACCAAACTTCCCAAGACTGGTTGGAGGACCCCTTTAATAAGACGCCACAAGAGACTTTCTCCTATAAGAGCTCAAATACATCATTCAGCAACGTAGGACAATCGCATCATATCTCATGGGAAGAAGACGGTGCAAAATGACGTACCGCCGCCGCGACAGGCGTTTCTCAGCTCCTCAAACATCAGCTTCTCCAGGGGGTCATTCACGTAGAACACGCCTTCAACCTGATCACAATAGAGAGGAatacatcactgtatatacattacttatcctgtactgatcctgagttacatcctgtattatactccagagctgcactcactattctgctggtggagtcactgtgtacatacattacattacttatcctgtactgatcctgagttacatcctgtattatactccagagctgcactcactattctgctggtggagtcactgtgtacatacattacattactaatcctgtactgatcctgagttatatcctgtattatactccagagctgcactcactattctgctggtgtagtcactgtgtacatacattacattactaatcctgtactgatcctgagttatatcctgtattatactccagagctgcactcactattctgctggtggagtcactgtgtacatacattacattacttatcctgtactgatcctgagttacatcctgtattatactccagagctgcattcactattctgctggtggagtcactgtgtgcatacactacattacttatcctgtactgatcctgagttatatcctgtattatactccagagctgcactcactattctgctggtgcagtcactgagtacatacattacattacttatcctatactgatcctcagttataacctgtattatactccagagctgcactcactattctgctggtggagtcactgtgtacatacattacattacttatcctgtactgatcctgagttacatcctgtattatactccagtgctgcactcactattctgctggtggagtcactgtgtacatacattacattacttatcctgtactgatcctgagttacatcctgtattatactccagagctgcactcactattctgctggtggagtcaccgtgtacatacattacattacttatcctgtactgatcctgagttatattctgtattatactccagagctgtacttactattctgctggtggagtcactgtgcacatacattacattacttatcctgtactgatcctgagttacatcctgtattatactccagagctgcactcactattctgctggtggagtcgctgtgtacatacattacattacttatcctgtactgatcctgagttacatcctgtattatactccagagctgcattcactattctgctggtggagtcaccgtgtacatacattacattacttatcctgtactgatcctgagttacatcctgtattatactccagagctgcactcactattctgctggtgcagtcactgtgtacatacattacattacttatcctgtactgatcctgagttacatcctgtattatactccagagctgcactcactattctgctggtggagtcactgtgtacatacattacattacttatcctgtactgatcctgagttacatcctgtattatactccagagctgcactcactattctgctggtgtagtcactgtgtacatacattacattactaatcctgtactgatcctgagttacatcctgtattatactccagagctgcactcactattctgctggtggagtcactgtgtacatacattacattacttatcctgtactgatcctgagttacatcctgtattatactccagagctgtacttactattctgctggtggagtcactgtgcacatacattacattacttatcctgtactgatcctgagttacatcctgtattatactccagagctgcactcactattctgctggtggagtcactgtgtacatacattacattacttatcctgtactgatcctgagttacatcctgtattatactccagagctgtacttactattctgctggtggagtcactgtgcacatacattacattacttatcctgtactgatcctgagttacatcctgtattatactccagagctgcactcactattctgcaggtggagtcactgtgtacatacattacattacttatcctgtactgatcctgagttacatcctgtattatactccagagctgcattcactattctgctggtggagtcactgtgtacatacattacattacttatcctgtactgatcctgagttacatcctgtattatactccagagctgcactcactattctgctggtgcagtcactgtgtacatacattacattacttatcctgtactgatcctgagttacatcctgtattataccccagagctgcactcactattctgctggtggagtcactgtgtacatacattacattacttatcctgtactgatcctgagttacatcctgtattatactccagagctgcactcactattctgctggtggagtcactgtgtacatacatcacattacttatcctgtactgatcctgagttacatcctgtattatactccagagctgcattcactattctgctggtggagtcactgtgtacatacattacattacttatcctgtactgatcctgagtcacatcctatattatactccagagctgcactcactattctgctggtggagtcactgtgtacatacattacattacttatcctgtactgatcctgagttacatcctgtattacactccagagctgcactcactattctgctggtggagtcactgtgtacatacattacattacttatcctgtactgatcctgagttacatgctgtattatactccagcgctgcactcactattctgctggtggagtcactgtgtacatacattacattacttatcctgtactgatcctgagttacatcctgtattatactccagagctgcactcactattctgctagtggagtcactatgtacatacattacttatcctgtactgatcctgagttatatcctgtattatactccagagctgcactcactattctgctggtggagtcactgtgtacatacattaaatcacttatcctgtactgatcctgagttacatcctgtattatactccagagctgcactcactattctgctggtagagtcagtgtgtgcatacattaaattacttatcctgtactgatcctgagttacattctgtatcatactccagagctgcagtcactattctgctggtggagtcactgtgtacatacattacttatcctgagtaacatcctgtattatactccagagctgcactcactattctgctggtggagtcactgtgtacatacattacattacttatcctgtactgatcctgagttacatcctgtattatactccagagctgcactcactattctgctggtggagtcactgtgtacatacattatattacttatcctgtactgatcctgagttacatcctgtattataccccagagctgcactcactattctgctggtggagtcactgtgtacatacattacattacttatcctgtactgatcctgagttacatcctgtattatactccagagctgcactcactattctgctggtgtagtcactgtgtacatacattacattactaatcctgtactgatcctgagttacatcctgtattatactccagagctgcattcactattctgctggtggagtcaccgtgtacatacattacattacttatcctgtactgatcctgagttacatcctgtattatactccagagctgcactcactattctgctggtgcagtcactgtgtacatacattacattacttatcctgtactgatcctgagttacatcctgtattataccccagagctgcactcactattctgctggtggagtcactgtgtacatacattacattacttatcctgtactgatcctgagttacatcctgtattatactccagagctgcactcactattctgctggtgtagtcactgtgtacatacattacattactaatcctgtactgatcctgagttacatcctgtattatactccagagctgcacttactattctgctggtggagtcactgtgtacatacattacattacttatcctgtactgatcctgagttacatcctgtattatactccaaagctgcactcactattctgctggtggcgtcactgtgtacatacattacattacttatcctgtactgatcctgagttacatcctgtattatactccagtgctgcactcactattctgctggtggagtcactgtgtacatacatgacattacttatcctgtactgatcctgagttacatcctgtattatactccagagctggactcactattctgctggtgcagtcactgtgtacatacattacattacttatcctgtactgatcctga from Rhinoderma darwinii isolate aRhiDar2 chromosome 3, aRhiDar2.hap1, whole genome shotgun sequence carries:
- the RTCB gene encoding RNA-splicing ligase RtcB homolog is translated as MSRSYNDELQYLDKIHKNCWRIRKGFVPNMQVEGVFYVNDPLEKLMFEELRNACRGGGAGGFLPAMKQIGNVAALPGIVHRSIGLPDVHSGYGFAIGNMAAFDMDNPDAVVSPGGVGFDINCGVRLLRTNLDEGDVQPVKEQLAQSMFDHIPVGVGSKGVIPMSAKDLEEALEMGVDWSLREGYAWAEDKEHCEEYGRMLQADPSKVSSKAKKRGLPQLGTLGAGNHYAEIQVVDEIYDEYAAKKMGIDHKGQVCVMIHSGSRGLGHQVATDALVAMEKAMKRDKIVVNDRQLACARISSSEGQDYLKGMAGAGNYAWVNRSSMTFLTRQAFAKVFNTTPDDLDMHVIYDVSHNIAKVEQHVVDGKEKTLLVHRKGSTRAFPPHHPLIAVDYQMTGQPVLIGGTMGTCSYVLTGTEQGMTETFGTTCHGAGRALSRAKSRRNLDFQDVLDKLADQGIAIRVASPKLVMEEAPESYKNVTDVVNTCHDAGISKKAIKLRPIAVIKG